A window of Cellulosimicrobium protaetiae genomic DNA:
ACGACCTCACCGGTCGCGCGCTCTTCGCGGACGGCCTCGCGACGACGCTCGCGGGCGTCGGCGGAGGGTCCGGCACGACGACGTACGCCGAGAACATCGGCGTCATGGCCGCGACCCGTGTCTACTCGACCGCGGCGTACTGGGTCGCGGCGGCCACCGCCCTCGTGCTCTCGCTCTCGCCGAAGTTCGGCGCGCTCATCGCGACGATCCCCGCCGGGGTCCTCGGCGGCGCGGCGACGATGCTCTACGGCATGATCGGCATCCTCGGCGCTCGCATCTGGGTGCAGAACAAGGTCGACTTCTCCGACCCGGTGAACCTCACGACCGCGGCCGTGCCGCTCGTCATCGGCATCGCGAACTTCACCTGGGCGGTCGGCGACCTCACGTTCGAGGGCATCGCGCTCGGCACCGCCGCGGCGCTCGTGATCTACCACCTCATGCGGAACATCGCGCGGTGGCGCGGCACGACCCAGGAGCCCGCCAGCCCGGCGTCGGCCCCCGGCGGCGACGAGCCGATCGTCCCCGACGCGACCGAGGACGCCCGCTGACGGAGCCCCCACCTGACGTCGAACCCGGGATCGCTCGCGCTGCCCGGGCCGAGGGCTCGGCGCCGGCCCGGGGTCTCTCCCCAGGACGAGGCGCACGTGAGGAACGAGCCCGGGTTCGGCGAGGGGCGGGGTGCCTAGAGGCGCCGGCCCAGCAGCAGGCCTTCGGGGACGTCGAGGCGGGTGAAGCCGAGGTGCTCGTAGAAGCCGATCGCGGAGACGTTGTCCTCCGAGACGCCCAGGTGGACGCCGGGGGAGCCGGCTGCGCGGAGGGCGTCGAACAGCGTGCCGAGCAGACGGCGGCCGTTGCCGCCGCCCTGGGCGGCGGGGAGCAGGTCGACGTGGAGGTGCGAGGGGTAGTCGCCGAGCACGGATCGCTCCGTGAGGTGCGGGCGGTGGATCTGCGCGACGAGCGCCTCGTCGCGCGACCCCTCCGGGAAGCTGCCGAGGGGGTACCTCTCGCGCAGCGGCGGCCACCACTCCCGCTCGGACCGGGCCTCGAACGCCGCCGTGTCCCGCGCGCCGAGCACGTAGCCCGCGGCCACGCCGTCGGCCTCCACGACGAACGCGAGGTCCGGTTCGAGGGCGAGGTACGCCCCGAGGTAGACCTCGCCGAGCAGCCGCGGGTCCGCGTACAGCGCGGTCGCGTCGCCGCCGGACGCACCGGTCCGCAGGCAGATCTCGTACAGGCGGTCGACCTCGGCGGGGTCGGTGGTCCGGGCGGGCCGGAGGGGCAGGGTGCTCATGGGTACCGTTCGGCGGTCGTGAGGCCCGGCGAGAGCCGGGCGCGGGACGTGCTCAGCCCTCGGCGGGCGGCACGGGCAGGGGGCGGGGCGTGATCTCCTCGATCGGGACGCATCCCGACCGGCTCTCCATCGGCACGTCACCCGTCAGGCCGACGAGCTCCTGGTCCACGACACCGTCGAAGTCCGCGCCCACGTACAGGTCGACGGTGGCGTCCTCGCGCGCGTCGAGCACGAGGCCTGCGTCCTCGTAGTGGGCGGCGAGGGTGTACGCCTGGGCGACGCCGGCCGCGCCGAAGTGGATCTGGGTGCGCGTCATGACGTCGGCGTCGCCGTCGCCGTCGAGGTCCGGCGCGTTGCCCGTGGAGAGCACCGCGAAACCCCGCGACGTGAGGATGTCCTGGTTGAGGCGGCCCAGGGGGTCGTCCTTGCCGGACGCGTTGTAGACGTTGACCTGGACCTCGCCCGTCGCCACGGGGAGCGTGCCCTCGGCGAGGCACGGGACCTCGACGTCGGCGAGGTCGTCCACGGCCTCGGGGGTCGACAGCGGGCGGTCGAACGGGGCGTCGATCGCGCCCGTGTACACGGCCAGCGCGCCGAGCCCGACGACGGCGAGCGCGGCGATGAGGAGCCCGAACACGACGGCCTGACGCTCGTGCATGCGTCGGCGACGTACGGCGCGCGCGGTGTCGGGGCGGGTGGTCACGCCAGAAACCTACCTGACCCGGTGCTCAGCGCACGGTCAGCACGCGCGCGTGCAGGATCGCGCGCTGCTGCAGGGCGGCACGGACCGCGCGGTGGAGGCCGTCCTCGAGGTAGAGGACGCCCTCGAACTCGACGACGTGCGCGAAGAGGTCGCCGAAGAACGTGGAGTCCTCGGCGAGCAGCGCGTCGAGGTCGAGCGTGCGCTTGGTCGTCACGAGCTCGTCGAGGCGCACCTGGCGCGGGGGCACCTCGGCCCAGTCCCGCGCCGTCACGCGGCCGTGGTCCGGGTAGGGGCGACCGTCGCCGACGGCCTTGAAGATCATGCGGCACATCCTAGGGGCACGACGGCGCCCCTCGCCGCCGAGGGCGGGGTGACGGTCACGTGGTCGTCACGATATCCCCACGGGGAGGACCCGTCTCGTCCGCGTCGTCATGCGCCCCGCGGCGCTGGGCGCTGCCGGTCCGGGGGCGTCCCGTCAAAGTTCCGGCAGAGGGCGTCAAGGTTCCGTCAGAGCCCCGTCCGGAGCACCCCGGCCGGGCGTAGAACGGCAGTGCGCCCGGGTTCCGGGCGCCGGCACGACGCCCGACCGGGCGCCCGGTCGACCGTCGTCGAGAAGGCGTTCCCACCATGGCCGACCTGGCCTTCCTCCTCCTCACCGTGGCGTTCTTCGCCACGGTCGCGCTCGTCGCGCGTCGTCACGGCTCGTCGGGGGGTACCCGATGATGGTGCTCGACTGGATCGCGCTCGGCGCCGTCGTCGCCGTGCTGGGCTACCTCTTCGTCGCGCTGCTCCGCAGCGACCGCACCCGGTGAGCGCCGCGATGCCGATGGCCGTCGCTCCGGTCGACGCCGCGGTCGTCTGGACGGCCGTCGGCCAGGTCGCGCTCCTCGTCGCGGCGCTCGTCGCCGTGCACGCTCCGCTCGGCGCCTACATGGCGCGGGTCTACTCCTCGCCGAGGCACCTGCGCGTGGAGCGCCTCGGGTACCGGGTCGCGCGCGTCGACCCCGACGCGGAGCAGACCTGGAGCACGTACCTCTTCTCCCTGCTCGGCTTCTCGATGGCGTCCCTGCTCGTGCTCTACGGGCTCGGGCGGCTCCAGGAGCACCTGCCGCTGAACCTCGGGTTCACGGGGCTGGACCCCGCCGGGGCCTGGAACTCCGCGGTGTCGTTCGTGACGAACACGAACTGGCAGTGGTACTCCGGCGAGGCCGCGGCCGGGCACCTGCTCCAGATGGCGGGCTTCGCGGTGCAGAGCTTCGTGTCGGCCGCGGTCGGCATGTCGGTCGCGATCGCGCTCGTGCGCGGGTTCACCCGTTCGGGGACCGACGCGCGGATCGGCAACTTCTGGTCCGACCTGACCCGTTCCGTGGTCCGCATCCTCCTGCCGATGGCCTTCGTCGCCGCGGTGGTCCTCGTGGCGAACGGCGTGATCCAGAGCTTCAGCCCGCACACCGCGGTCGAGACGCTCTCCGGCGGGACGCAGCACGTCCTCGGGGGTCCGGTCGCGTCCCAGGAGGCGATCAAGGAGCTCGGCACCAACGGCGGCGGGTTCTTCAACGCGAACTCGGCGCACCCGCTCGAGAACCCGAACCCGTTCACCAACCTGTTCGAGATCTTCCTCCTGCTCGTCGTCCCGTTCACGCTGCCGCGGACGTTCGGGCTGCTCGTCGGCGACCGTCGGCAGGGCTGGGCGATCCTCGGCGCGATGGCCGGGCTGTTCGCCGTCGCGCTGACGCTCGCGACGTGGTCCGAGCTCGCCGGGCCCGGGGCCGCGCCGCAGGCCGCGGGCGGGGCCATGGAGGGCAAGGAGACCCGGTTCGGGCTCGCCGCCAGCGCACTGTTCGCGACGGCGACGACCGGCACCTCCACCGGCGCGGTCAACGCGATGCACGACTCGCTCACCGCCCCGGCGGGCGGCGTCGTGATGTTCAACATGCTCCTCGGCGAGATCGCGCCGGGCGGCGTGGGCGCGGGCCTGTACGGGATGCTCGTGCTCGCGGTGGTCGCCGTCTTCGTGGCGGGCCTCATGGTCGGTCGTACGCCCGAGTACCTGGGCAAGAAGATCGGTCGTCAGGAGATCACGCTCGTCGCGCTGTACGTCCTGACCACCCCCGCGGTCGTGCTCGTCGGCACGGCGCTGTCGGTCGTCCTGCCGGACGGGCTCGCGGGCCAGCAGGAGAGCGGGCCGCACGGCCTCTCCGAGGTCCTGTACGCGTTCGCGTCCGCCGGCAACAACAACGGCTCGGCGTTCGCCGGCCTGAGCGTCGGGACGCCGTTCTACAACACCCTGCTCGGTCTCGCGATGCTCGTCGGCCGGTTCGTGCCGATCGCGCTCGTCCTCGCCCTCGCCGGCCGGCTCGCCTCCCAGCGCGCCGTCCCCGCGTCGGCCGGCACGCTGCCGACACACCAGCCGCTCTTCGTCGGCCTGCTGGCCACGGTCGCGCTGGTCGTCGTCGGCCTCACCTTCGTCCCCGTCCTCTCCCTCGGTCCTGTCGTGGAGTCCCTGTCATGAGCACACCGCTCGCCCCTGCCGCCCACCCGTCCACCGACCTCTCGCCGGGCACGCCCCCGGCGGAGCGGGAGAGCGCCGGCGGCCCCGGGCGCGACCGCCGCCCCCGCGCCCTGACCTGGGCGCAGGCGCGCTCGGCGCTCCCGTCCGCGCTGCGCAAGCTCGACCCGCGCGAGCTGTACCGCTCCCCGGTGCTGTTCGTCGTCGAGATCGGTGCCGTCGCGACGACCGTCCTCGCCGCGCTCGACGCGGACCTGTTCTCCGTCTCGATCGCCGCCTGGCTGTGGGCGACGGTGCTCTTCGCGACGCTCGCCGAGTCGATCGCGGAGGCCCGCGGCAAGGCCCAGGCGTCCAGCCTGCGCGACACGCAGAAGAGCACGACCGCGCGCCGGGTCGACGCCCCGGTGGACACCCTCGACAGCGGGACCGGGCTGCACCTGCTGCCCACCGTGGAGGTGCCGTCGTCGCAGCTGCGGGTGGGCGACGTCGTCGTGGTCGTCGCGGGGGAGACGATCCCGGGCGACGGCGACGTGATCGAGGGCGTCGCGTCCGTGGACGAGTCCGCGATCACGGGCGAGTCCGCCCCGGTGATCCGGGAGTCGGGCGGGGACCGGTCCGCCGTCACGGGCGGGACGGTCGTGCTCTCGGACCGGATCGTCGTGCGGATCACCGCGCCGGCCGGGCACACGTTCGTGGACCGGATGATCGCGCTCGTCGAGGGCAGCGAGCGCCAGCGCACGCCCAACGAGATCGCGCTCAACGTCCTGCTGACGTCGTTGACGATCGTGTTCGTCCTCGCCGTCGCGACGCTGCAGCCGTTCGCGGCGTACTCCGGGGCGAAGCAGCCGCTGATCGTCCTCGTCGCGCTCCTCGTGTGCCTCATCCCCACGACGATCGGGGCGCTGCTGTCCGCGATCGGCATCGCGGGCATGGACCGGCTCGTGCGGCGCAACGTGCTCGCGATGTCGGGCCGCGCGGTCGAGGCGGCGGGCGACGTCGACGTGCTCCTGCTCGACAAGACGGGGACCATCACGCACGGCAACCGGTTCGCGACCGAGGTGCTCCCCGTGGGGCACGTCGGCACCACCGAGCTCGCCGATGCCGCACGCCTGGCCTCGCTCGCGGACGAGACCCCCGAGGGGCGCAGCATCGTCGACCTGGTGAACGGCTTGGACGGTCGCACCCGGGACGAGCTCGACCGGGAGGTCGCCGGCGCGCAGGTCATCCCGTTCACGGCGCAGACGCGCATGTCCGGCGTCGACCTCCCGCTCGCCGACGGCGGGATGCGCCACCTGCGCAAGGGGGCGGGCTCGGCGGTGCAGCGCTGGGTCCACTCGACCGGGGGCTCCGTCACCGGTCGTGAGACCGACGAGCTCGCCGCGCACGTCGAGACGGTGAGCGCGCAGGGCGGGACGCCCCTCGTCGTCGCCGAGCAGGTGGGCGACGGCCCGGCCGGGGTGCTCGGCGTCGTCCGGCTCAAGGACGTCGTCAAGGACGGGTTGCGCGAGCGGTTCGACCAGCTTCGCGCGATGGGGATCCGGAGCGTCATGGTCACGGGCGACAACGCGATCACCGCGCGCGCCATCGCGGCCGAGGCGGGCGTGGACGACGTCCTCGCGGAGGCGACCCCGGAGGACAAGCTCGCCCTGATCCGGCGCGAGCAGGAGGGCGGGCGCCTCGTCGCGATGGCCGGCGACGGCACGAACGACGCGCCGGCGCTCGCCCAGTCCGACGTCGGTGTCGCGATGAACACGGGGACGACCGCCGCGAAGGAGGCGGGAAACATGGTCGACCTCGACTCGAACCCCACGAAGCTCCTGGAGATCGTCGAGATCGGCAAGCAGCTCCTCATCACGCGCGGCGCGCTCACCACGTTCTCCGTCGCGAACGACGTCGCGAAGTACTTCGCGATCCTGCCCGCGATGTTCCTGGGCGTGTTCCCCGCGCTGGAGGTGCTCAACGTCATGCGCCTGTCCAGCCCTGAGTCGGCGATCCTCTCCGCCGTGATCTTCAACGCGCTGGTCATCGTCGCGCTCGTCCCGCTCGCGCTGCGCGGCGTGGCGTACCGCCCGGCGTCCGCGTCGGCGCTCCTGCGCCGCAACCTGCTGGTCTACGGCGTGGGCGGGCTCGTCGCGCCGTTCGTCGGGATCAAGCTCATCGACCTCGTCGTCTCGCTCCTCCCGGGCCTGTGAGCCCGGTGTCGAAAGGAACCTCTGTGCCCAGCACCTCGCCCGTCTCGTCGGGCGCACGCCCCCCGGCAGCCGGCGGCGCCGTCTCCTTCGCCCGGCAGTCGTGGGCGGGCCTGCGGGTCCTGCTCCTCCTGACCGTCCTGCTCGGCGGGCTGTACCCGCTCGCGGTGACGGGTGTCGGCCAGGCCGTCTTCGGCTGGCAGGCGAACGGCTCGCTCGTCCGCGCGGACGGCACCCGCGCGTCGTCGGTCGACGACACGGGGGCCGACGGCGCCCCGGTCGTCGGGTCGGTCCTCGTCGGCCAGTCGTTCGGCGAGCCGGGGACGGCGCCCGAGTGGTTCCACGGCCGCCCCTCGGCGGCCGGGGAGGGCTACGACACCCTCGCCTCGGCGGGGTCGAACCTGGGCCCGAACAACCCCGACCTCGTCGCGGCGATCGAGGAGCGCCGCGCGGCCGTCGCGGCGGAGGACGGCGTCGACCCGGCGACCGTCCCGCCGGACGCCGTGACGGCGTCGGCCTCGGGTCTCGACCCGCACGTGTCGCCCGCGTACGCGTACCAGCAGGTCGACCGCGTCGCCGCGGTGCGCGGGCTCGACCCCGCAGCGGTTCGCACCCTGGTCGACGACGCGGTGGCGGGCCGGGTGCTCGGCGTCCTCGGCGACGAGCGCGTGAACGTGCTCGCGCTCAACCTCGCGCTCGACGACCTGGCGCCCGCCGGGACCGCGTCCGAGGGCTCGGGCGCGTCCTGACGTGCGACGTGATGGACTGCGCGCATGAGTGCGGACACGCCTGACGGGCGGCGCCGGGGGAGGCTGACGGTCTACCTCGGCGCCGCACCCGGCGTCGGCAAGACGTTCGCGATGCTCGACGAGGCCCTGCGACGCCGGTCCCGCGGGACCGACGTCGTGGTGGGTCTCGTCGAGACGCACGGCCGGGCCGCGACCGCGGCGAAGGTCGGCGACCTCGAGGTCGTGCCGCGTCGTGCGGTCGGGCACCGGGGCGTCGAGCTCACCGAGCTCGACGTCGACGCCGTGGTCGCGCGCGACCCGGACGTCGCGCTCGTCGACGAGCTCGCGCACACCAACGCGCCCGGCTCGCGCCACGCCAAGCGGTGGCAGGACGTGCACGACCTGCTGGACGCCGGGATCGATGTCGTGACCACGGTCAACGTGCAGCACCTGGAGTCGCTCACGGAGGACGTCGAGGCGATCACGGGCGTCCGCCAGCGTGAGACCGTCCCCGACCACGTGGTGCGCGAGGCCGACCAGATCCAGCTCGTCGACCTCTCGCCGCAGGCGCTGCGGCGGCGGCTCGCGCACGGGAACGTGTACCGGGCCGAGCAGATCGACGCGTCGCTGTCCTCGTACTTCCGCGAGGGCAACCTCACGGCGCTGCGCGAGCTCGCGCTCCTGTGGCTCGCGGACCGCGTGGACGACGCCCTCACCCGGTACCGCGCCGACCACGCGATCTCCGGGACGTGGCCGGCGCGCGAGCGCGTCGTCGTCGCGGTGACCGGCGGGCCCGAGAGCGCGACGCTGCTGCGCCGCGGCGCCCGCATCGCCGAGCGGGCCGCGGGGTCGGAGCTGCTCGCCGTGCACGTGCTCGCGACCGACGGGCTGCCCACCGCCTCGCCCGCGGCCATCGCGACGGACCGCGCGCTCGTCGAGTCCCTCGGTGGCACGTTCCACACCGTCGTCGGGGAGGACGTCGCGTCGGCCGTCGTCGACTTCGCGCACGGCGCCAACGCGACGATGGTCGTCGTCGGCGTGTCCCGGCGCTCGCGGTGGCGCGAGGCGTTCCTCGGCTCGACGAGCGCGGAGATCGCCCGGCTCTCGGGCTCGCTCGACGTGCACCTCGTGACCCACGAGCGGGCGCGCTCGGGTCGGGTCGCGCGGCGTGGCTGGAGCCCGTTGTCGGTCCGGCGCCGCGTCGTGGGGTTCGTCCTCGCCGTCGCGGCTCCGGTCGCCCTCACAGCACTGCTCGACGCCGCCCGGGAGAGCGTCGGGCTGTCGACCCAGGTCATGCTCTTCCTCGCGCTGTCGGTCGGCGTCGCGCTCGTCGGCGGCATGTGGCCCGCGCTGGCCTGCGCCGTCGTCTCGTTCCTGTGCCTCAACTGGTTCTTCACGCCGCCCACCGGGCTGCTCACCGTCGCCGACCCGGAGAACCTCCTCGCGCTGCTCGTGTTCGTGCTCGTCGCCGCCGCCGTCGCGTCCGTGGTCGACCTCTCGGCCCGGCGGACCGTGCAGGCCTCCCGCGCGCGGGCCGAGGCGTCGACGCTCGCCGCGCTGTCCCGGTCCGTGCTGTCCGGGGAGGACACCGCCGGAGCGGTCGTCGCCCGCCTCGCCGAGACCTTCCAGCTCCGGCGCGTCGCGCTCGAGGAGCGGGCGCGCACGGACGGTCGGGCGCGCGACTGGGCGACGATCGCCGTGGCCGACCGCGCCGTCGAGGTCGCCCCGGCACCCGCCGGGACCCGCGGTCGGCGCGGACCGGGGACCGGCGAGGAGACCCGGACCGTGGTCAGCGTCGACGACGACCGCCGTCTCGTCCTCGACGGCCGCCCCCTGCCGGCCGGGGACCGGCAGGTGCTGGAGGCGTTCGGCGCGCAGGCGGGCATCGTGCTCGAGTACCGCCGGCTCCGCGAGGAGGCGGCGCGCGCCGCCGTGCTCGCCGAGACCGACGCGACCCGCACGGCCCTGCTCGCCGCGGTCTCGCACGACCTGCGCACCCCGCTCGCCGCGATCCGTGCCGCCGTCGACGGGCTCCGCTCTCCCCAGGCGGTCCTGGAGCCGCAGGACCGCACGGCGCTCGTCGAGACCGCGGCCTCCGAGACGGAGCGGCTCGAACAGCTCATCGACAACCTGCTCGACCTCTCGCGCCTGCAGACCGGCTCCGTGGCGCCCGTGCTGCGCGACGTGTCGCTCGAAGAGGTCGTCCCGGTCGCGGTCGAGCCGCACGGCGCGCGCGTCGCGCTCGACGTGCCCGAGGACCTCCCGCTCGTACGCACCGACCCCGGCCTGCTGGAGCGCGTCGTCGCGAACGTCGTCGCCAACGCGGTGCGGTTCGCGCCGCCCGGGGACCCCGTCACGGTCCGGGCGTCCGCGTCGGGCGGCATCGTCGAGGTGCGGGTCGTGGACCGCGGACCCGGCGTGCCCGACACGGCCAAGGAGCGCATGTTCGAGTCGTTCCAGCGGCTCGGCGACGCGGGCGGGCACGGCGTCGGGCTCGGGCTCGCCGTCGCCCGGGGCTTCGCCCGCGCCGTCGGGGCGACCCTCGTCCCCGAGGACACCCCGGGCGGAGGGCTCACCATGGTCCTGACAGTCCCCGTCGCGCCGCCGCGCGACCCGGCACGCACCGAGCGGGAGGAGCACGCGTGAGCGAGGACCCGGCGACCCACCACGTGCTCGTCGTCGACGACGACCCCGGCCTCCTGCGCGCGATCGCGATCACGCTGCGCACCCACGGCTGGAAGGTCAGCACCGCCACGTCGGGCGAGGCGGGTATCGATGTCGTCGCGACGGGCGCACCCGACGTCGTGCTGCTCGACCTCGGCCTGCCCGACCTCAGCGGGTTCGACGTCATCCGTGCCGTCCGGGCCTGGAGCGCGGTGCCGATCGTCGTGCTCTCGGCCCGCCACCTCGGCGACGACAAGGTCGACGCGCTCGACGCCGGGGCCGACGACTACGTCACCAAGCCCTTCGCGATGCCCGAGCTCATGGCCCGGCTGCGGGCCGCCGTGCGGAGGTCGGCCGGTGCCGCCCGGGACGGGACCGCCGTCGTCGAGGCGGGCGACCTGCACATCGACCTCGCGCGACGCCGCCTCCTGCGGCGCGGGGCCGAGGTGCGGCTCAGCCCCACCGAGTGGGCGCTCCTCGAGATCCTCGTCGCGCAGCGGGGCCGCGTCGTCGAGCGCGAGCACCTGCTGCGCGAGGTGTGGGGCCCGACCGCCACCCGGGACACCCACTACCTGCGGGTCTACCTCGCGCAGCTGCGCCGCAAGCTCGAGGACGACCCCGCCGCGCCCCGGCACCTCATCACGAGCCCCGGGATCGGCTACCGGTTCGAGGAGTGACCCGCCGCGTCGTCGACCAGGCGCGCGAGCTCGCGCACGACGGCGCCCGGCAGCGCGGGCGGGAACAGCAGCGCGCGCTGGAGCTCGCCCGCGCGCCAGCCGTCGCACGCGAGCGCGGCGAGCACGAGCGACGACGGCGCGCCCTCGTCACGCCACGCGCGCAGCACGAGCGCGTGCACCGCGTGCTGCCCCTCCGGGACATCGTCGCGCGCGACCCCGCCCAGCGCGTACAGGCGCAGGAGAGCGGCGGCCTTGCGCGAGTCGTCGAGCGCCGCGACCGACGCCCCGACCGCCGCGCGCGACGGGTCGAGACGTAGCGGCGAGAGGTCGTCGAACCCGGACTGCAGGACCTCGAGCGCGACGTCGTCGACGAGCGTCTCCGCGTCGCCGAACATCGAGCGCAGCGTCGACTCGCTGCGCTCGCAGCGGCGGGCGACCGCGGCGAGCGTGACGTTCTCGACCCCCTCCTCGAGCGCGACCCGCAGGACGGCGTCCACGAGCGGGCGCTCGTCGTCGCGGAACGGGTCCTCGTCGAGGTCCACGTCGCGGAAGACGACGGCGCTCGCCGGCGGGCGCACGTCCGCGTACCGGGAGAGGTCGCCGAGCAGACCCTCCCACTCGCCCTCGGTGAGGGCGTACGCGTCCTGGTAGAGGCCCAGCCACGTCCCTTCGAGCGCGAGCGCCGCGACCCACGTGCGGGGGTCGAGCCCCGCCGCGTCGCCGGGCGCCCGGGCGCCGTCCGGGGTCGGGATCGCGGCGACCCACTCGTGCAGAGCGGCCCTGGCCGAGCGCGTCGCGTCGCTCCGGTCGGGCGTGGACATGACCGTCACCTCCGTGGTCGGGAAAGGTGGGGTCGAGCCTAGCCGCCGGCCCCCACGGACTCCCGTCAGGGCCGGGGGACGTCGCGGCGCCGGAAGCCCACGAGACCCAGCGCGACGAGCCCGACGGCGAGGAGCGTGAGCCAGACGAACGGCCACGGCTCGACGTCGGCCCCGGGGAGCTGCGGGACGTGCCAGTACGGCGAGACGCCGCTCGCCCACGACGGCAGGTCGAGCAGGGCGCCGAACATCGTCACGACGAACGAGAAGGCGAGGAGCGCCCACGCGAGCGCCGCGAGCCCGGGCCGCGAGCCGAAGGCCGCGACGGCGACCCCGGTGACGACCGCGACCGCCGGGAGGTAGGCGAAGGACGCGCCGAGGTAGGCGCCGAACCCGAAGGCGTCCTCGCCGACGCTCAGCGCGCCGAGCCACAGCCCGACCGCGCTCACGGCGAGCAGCACCGACGTCCCGAGCAGCGTCACGACGAGCTGGGCACCCAGCCACCGCACGCGCCCGACCCCGGTCGCGAGGACGGGCTCGAGCCGTCCCGCCGTCTCCTCGCCGCGGGCCCGCTGGGCGGACGCGACCGCGAACCCGCCCGCGCCGAGCCCGAGGAACAGCGCCATGATCGCGACGAACCCGGCAACGAGGTCGGTCGGGTCGCCGAGCATGGCGGCGATGTCGGGGTTGTCGGCGACCATGTCACCCACCGAGTCGACGAACGTCCCGCACGCGAGCGCGGTGACACCCACCCCGACGCCCCAGGCCAGCACCGACGCGCGCTGCTGGCGCCACGCGAGGGCGAACGGGCTCGCGAGCCACGCGGCGGCGTCGGGCCTCCCGGCGCGCGGCGGGACGAGGCCGGCGCCGAGGTCGCGCCGGGCCGCGAGCGCCGCGCCGAGGGCGAGGAGCAGCACGACGAGAGCGACGGAGAGGCCGAGCGGCCACCAGCGCAGGTCGACGAACGCGCGGATCTGCTGCGCCCACCCGATGGGGGAGAGCCACGAGACCCAGCTCCCGTGCTCCTCCTGGACGTCGCCGACCGCGCGCAGCAGGAACGCGATGCCGAGCACCGCGAGCGCGAGGCCGCTCGCGGCGCGCGCGTGCTCGGTGACCTGGCTCGTCACGATCGCGACGGCGGCGAACACGAGCCCGGTCACGCCCACGGCGGCGCCGAGCGCGAACGAGTCGACGACCTCGAGACCGGCGGCTGCGAGGACGGCCCCCGTCGCGAGCGCGACGGCCGCGTTCGCGACGAGCGCCGCGAGGAACGCCGCCGTGGCGGGGGCGTGGCGCCCGACGACCCCGGCCCGGACGAGCTCGGCGCGGCCGGTCTCCTCCTCGGCGCGGGTGTGCCGCACGACGAGCGAGATGCTCATGATCGCGACGGCGACGATGACGGTGAGAGCCATCTCGTTCGCGATCATCGCGCCGAGCGTGTAGTCCTCGATGCCGTACTGCGGTCCGGACAGCATGATGCCCGCGGGGCTCGAGACGAGCGCCGCGCGCCCCTGCCGGTCGGCCGCGGTGGGGTAGAGGGTGTCGAGCGCGACCGCGGCGTACCCGAACAGCAGCGCGACCGAGGCGGTCCACACGGGGATGCGGACGCGGTCTCGGCGCAGGGCGAAGCGGAGGAGCGTGGCCCAGCCGGTGGCCGCTCGCCCGCGCCGGTGCGGCTCGGGGGTGACGACGGCGGTGCGCCGTCCGCGCTGTGGCGCCGCCGTGCGGGCGGTCCCGGGGGCGCTCACAGCGCGCCCGCCCCGTCGAGCACGGCGAGCTCGTCGCCGTAGTGGCGCAGGAACAGCTCCTCGAGCGAGGGCGGGTTGACCGCGACGGAGCGCAGCCCGAGGTCGGTGAGCGCGCGCAGGACGACCTCGACGTGGTCGTTGTCGACGTCGAACCGCGCCCGTGCCCCGTCCGCCCCGGGCTCGACGACGAGGTCGTGCACGCCGTCGAGCGTGCCGAGCGCGGACGGGTCGCGCTCGGTCACGGCGGTGACCGACGAGCGCGTGAGGTGCCGCAGCTCGGCGAGCGTCCCGGACTGCACCGTGCGGCCCGCGCGGATGATCGTCACGGTGTCGC
This region includes:
- the kdpC gene encoding potassium-transporting ATPase subunit KdpC codes for the protein MRVLLLLTVLLGGLYPLAVTGVGQAVFGWQANGSLVRADGTRASSVDDTGADGAPVVGSVLVGQSFGEPGTAPEWFHGRPSAAGEGYDTLASAGSNLGPNNPDLVAAIEERRAAVAAEDGVDPATVPPDAVTASASGLDPHVSPAYAYQQVDRVAAVRGLDPAAVRTLVDDAVAGRVLGVLGDERVNVLALNLALDDLAPAGTASEGSGAS
- a CDS encoding DUF4118 domain-containing protein, translating into MSADTPDGRRRGRLTVYLGAAPGVGKTFAMLDEALRRRSRGTDVVVGLVETHGRAATAAKVGDLEVVPRRAVGHRGVELTELDVDAVVARDPDVALVDELAHTNAPGSRHAKRWQDVHDLLDAGIDVVTTVNVQHLESLTEDVEAITGVRQRETVPDHVVREADQIQLVDLSPQALRRRLAHGNVYRAEQIDASLSSYFREGNLTALRELALLWLADRVDDALTRYRADHAISGTWPARERVVVAVTGGPESATLLRRGARIAERAAGSELLAVHVLATDGLPTASPAAIATDRALVESLGGTFHTVVGEDVASAVVDFAHGANATMVVVGVSRRSRWREAFLGSTSAEIARLSGSLDVHLVTHERARSGRVARRGWSPLSVRRRVVGFVLAVAAPVALTALLDAARESVGLSTQVMLFLALSVGVALVGGMWPALACAVVSFLCLNWFFTPPTGLLTVADPENLLALLVFVLVAAAVASVVDLSARRTVQASRARAEASTLAALSRSVLSGEDTAGAVVARLAETFQLRRVALEERARTDGRARDWATIAVADRAVEVAPAPAGTRGRRGPGTGEETRTVVSVDDDRRLVLDGRPLPAGDRQVLEAFGAQAGIVLEYRRLREEAARAAVLAETDATRTALLAAVSHDLRTPLAAIRAAVDGLRSPQAVLEPQDRTALVETAASETERLEQLIDNLLDLSRLQTGSVAPVLRDVSLEEVVPVAVEPHGARVALDVPEDLPLVRTDPGLLERVVANVVANAVRFAPPGDPVTVRASASGGIVEVRVVDRGPGVPDTAKERMFESFQRLGDAGGHGVGLGLAVARGFARAVGATLVPEDTPGGGLTMVLTVPVAPPRDPARTEREEHA
- a CDS encoding response regulator, which translates into the protein MSEDPATHHVLVVDDDPGLLRAIAITLRTHGWKVSTATSGEAGIDVVATGAPDVVLLDLGLPDLSGFDVIRAVRAWSAVPIVVLSARHLGDDKVDALDAGADDYVTKPFAMPELMARLRAAVRRSAGAARDGTAVVEAGDLHIDLARRRLLRRGAEVRLSPTEWALLEILVAQRGRVVEREHLLREVWGPTATRDTHYLRVYLAQLRRKLEDDPAAPRHLITSPGIGYRFEE
- a CDS encoding ABC transporter permease; the encoded protein is MSAPGTARTAAPQRGRRTAVVTPEPHRRGRAATGWATLLRFALRRDRVRIPVWTASVALLFGYAAVALDTLYPTAADRQGRAALVSSPAGIMLSGPQYGIEDYTLGAMIANEMALTVIVAVAIMSISLVVRHTRAEEETGRAELVRAGVVGRHAPATAAFLAALVANAAVALATGAVLAAAGLEVVDSFALGAAVGVTGLVFAAVAIVTSQVTEHARAASGLALAVLGIAFLLRAVGDVQEEHGSWVSWLSPIGWAQQIRAFVDLRWWPLGLSVALVVLLLALGAALAARRDLGAGLVPPRAGRPDAAAWLASPFALAWRQQRASVLAWGVGVGVTALACGTFVDSVGDMVADNPDIAAMLGDPTDLVAGFVAIMALFLGLGAGGFAVASAQRARGEETAGRLEPVLATGVGRVRWLGAQLVVTLLGTSVLLAVSAVGLWLGALSVGEDAFGFGAYLGASFAYLPAVAVVTGVAVAAFGSRPGLAALAWALLAFSFVVTMFGALLDLPSWASGVSPYWHVPQLPGADVEPWPFVWLTLLAVGLVALGLVGFRRRDVPRP